One genomic segment of Bacillus thermozeamaize includes these proteins:
- a CDS encoding subtype I-B CRISPR-associated endonuclease Cas1: protein MKRSIYIFTNGQLQRKDNTIYFENETGKKYLPVENIREMYLFGEVSINKKFLDFCSQKEILLHFFNHHGYYTGTFYPREHYNAGYVTVKQVEHYIDEEKRVNLARKFVYGAVRNILQVLRYYQNRGKDVGAFREQIEELLPGIEMVRQVPQLMALEGNIREMYYHGFDRILEHEAFRFEKRTKRPPQNHLNTLLSFGNSLLYSMVLSEIYKTHLDPRIGYLHTTNFRRFSLNLDVAEIFKPILIDRVIFTLVGKRMITDKHFEKHLEGIYLKETGRKVFVEELEKRMQTTIRHRSIGREVSYRRLMRLELYKIEKQIVEDQEYQPFVAQW, encoded by the coding sequence ATGAAACGGAGCATTTACATTTTTACAAACGGCCAGTTGCAACGGAAGGACAATACCATTTACTTCGAGAACGAAACCGGGAAAAAATATCTTCCGGTGGAAAACATACGGGAGATGTATCTGTTTGGAGAAGTGTCGATCAACAAAAAGTTTCTCGATTTTTGTTCGCAAAAGGAGATTTTGCTTCATTTTTTCAACCATCACGGGTATTATACGGGGACGTTTTATCCGAGGGAGCATTACAATGCCGGTTATGTGACCGTCAAACAGGTGGAGCATTATATCGATGAGGAAAAGCGTGTGAACTTGGCGCGGAAGTTTGTTTATGGCGCTGTGCGCAACATTTTGCAGGTGCTGCGGTATTATCAAAACCGCGGAAAAGATGTGGGGGCGTTTCGGGAACAGATTGAAGAATTGCTTCCCGGGATCGAGATGGTGCGGCAAGTGCCGCAACTCATGGCGCTGGAAGGAAATATTCGCGAGATGTATTATCACGGATTTGACCGCATCTTGGAACATGAGGCATTTCGCTTCGAGAAACGGACGAAACGCCCGCCGCAGAATCACTTGAACACGTTGCTGAGTTTCGGCAATTCCTTGTTATATTCGATGGTGTTGAGCGAGATTTACAAGACACACCTTGATCCGCGCATTGGCTACCTGCATACGACCAATTTTCGCCGGTTTTCGCTCAATCTGGATGTGGCCGAAATTTTCAAGCCCATTTTGATTGATCGCGTGATTTTTACATTAGTGGGCAAACGCATGATTACTGACAAACATTTCGAGAAGCATCTTGAAGGGATTTATTTGAAGGAGACGGGACGCAAGGTATTTGTGGAGGAATTGGAAAAGCGGATGCAGACCACGATACGCCATCGCAGCATAGGCCGGGAAGTGTCGTACAGGCGTTTAATGAGGCTGGAATTGTACAAGATTGAAAAACAGATCGTGGAAGATCAGGAGTATCAGCCGTTTGTGGCGCAGTGGTGA
- a CDS encoding CRISPR-associated protein Cas4, producing the protein MTEVLEHVNGTLIWYYCICPREAWLMARQITPDEDDPNIVIGRFLHEQRYAREKKEILVDAGKMDVVKLTDEGVVVREVKKSSRYLESSRMQLLYYLKLMREHGIEARGELLFPEERKKEEVFLTAENLQKLEQTEAAILRLVNQPAPPPPKKISFCRQCAYREYCWA; encoded by the coding sequence ATGACGGAAGTGCTGGAACATGTCAATGGCACCTTGATCTGGTATTACTGCATTTGTCCGCGTGAGGCCTGGCTGATGGCCCGCCAGATCACACCGGATGAAGATGATCCCAACATTGTCATTGGCCGTTTTTTGCATGAGCAGAGATACGCCAGAGAGAAGAAAGAGATTTTGGTGGATGCGGGCAAAATGGACGTTGTCAAACTGACGGACGAAGGAGTTGTTGTGCGTGAGGTGAAGAAGAGTTCGCGTTACCTGGAGAGTTCACGGATGCAGCTGCTTTATTACCTGAAGCTGATGAGAGAACACGGGATCGAAGCACGGGGAGAGCTTCTTTTTCCGGAAGAGCGCAAGAAGGAGGAGGTGTTTTTAACAGCAGAGAATCTTCAGAAGTTGGAACAGACCGAAGCAGCCATCCTCAGGCTGGTGAACCAGCCGGCTCCCCCGCCGCCGAAGAAAATTTCCTTCTGTCGCCAGTGTGCGTACCGGGAGTATTGTTGGGCATGA
- a CDS encoding cystathionine gamma-synthase (catalyzes the formation of cystathionine from L-cysteine and O-succinyl-L-homoserine) produces the protein MKWETRVLHTEGMIDPVTGASSTPIYQASTYRQADVEKPQAYDYARSGNPTRDALERAIAEMEGGIAGFAFASGMAAISSVFSIFSQGDHLIVSEDVYGGTYRVLTQIFPRFGLEVSFVDTTDLNQVEAAIRSNTRGIYVETPSNPTLKITDLSGVVRLAREHGLLTMIDNTFMTPYFQRPLELGFDIVIHSATKFLGGHSDVLAGLVVVREKPLAARVYQVQNGFGAVLGVQDAWLVLRGMKTLAVRMQQAQENAVRLAEWLAAHPAVEKVYYPGLAGHPGKAVHEQQSSGYGAVLSFDVGTREKALQVLRKVQIPLAAVSLGAVESILSYPATMSHAAMPREVRLARGIGDGLLRYSVGLEDVEDLIADLDQALS, from the coding sequence ATGAAATGGGAGACGCGGGTACTACACACGGAAGGGATGATTGATCCGGTTACCGGCGCGTCCAGTACGCCCATCTACCAGGCGTCCACCTACCGGCAGGCAGACGTGGAGAAGCCGCAAGCCTATGATTACGCCCGTTCGGGCAATCCAACGCGCGATGCCCTGGAGCGGGCGATCGCGGAGATGGAAGGCGGGATTGCCGGTTTTGCCTTTGCTTCCGGGATGGCGGCCATCTCTTCGGTGTTCAGCATCTTTTCCCAGGGGGATCACTTGATCGTCTCAGAGGATGTGTACGGCGGGACATACCGGGTTCTGACCCAGATTTTCCCACGCTTTGGGCTCGAAGTCAGCTTTGTCGACACGACCGACCTGAACCAGGTGGAGGCGGCGATCCGGTCCAATACGCGTGGCATCTATGTGGAGACGCCGTCCAATCCGACGCTGAAAATCACCGATCTGTCCGGAGTGGTCCGGCTGGCACGGGAGCACGGGCTGCTGACCATGATCGATAACACGTTCATGACGCCATACTTCCAGCGGCCGCTGGAACTGGGTTTTGATATCGTCATCCACAGCGCCACCAAGTTCCTTGGCGGACATAGCGATGTGCTGGCCGGCCTGGTGGTGGTCAGGGAGAAGCCGCTGGCAGCGCGGGTGTATCAGGTTCAGAACGGTTTTGGCGCGGTGCTGGGCGTACAGGATGCCTGGCTGGTTCTGCGGGGCATGAAGACCCTGGCGGTCCGGATGCAGCAGGCACAGGAGAATGCCGTCAGGCTGGCGGAATGGCTGGCGGCTCACCCGGCGGTGGAGAAGGTGTACTATCCGGGATTGGCGGGACATCCCGGAAAGGCTGTCCATGAACAGCAGAGTTCAGGGTACGGGGCCGTTCTGTCATTTGATGTGGGAACGCGCGAAAAGGCGTTGCAGGTATTGCGCAAGGTGCAGATTCCCCTCGCGGCGGTGAGTCTTGGCGCTGTGGAAAGCATTCTCTCCTACCCGGCCACCATGTCGCATGCCGCCATGCCGCGCGAAGTGCGCCTGGCTCGGGGCATTGGGGATGGTTTGCTTCGCTACTCGGTGGGACTGGAGGATGTGGAGGATCTGATTGCCGATTTGGATCAGGCCCTTTCGTAA
- a CDS encoding CRISPR-associated endonuclease Cas2: MFVILVYDVNVKRTAKVLKKCREYLTWVQNSVFEGEISKANLYKLKSELRRLIDEDEDSVIIYILRTTRYSERQIIGLEKGGFDQIL, translated from the coding sequence ATGTTCGTCATCTTGGTTTATGATGTCAATGTAAAACGAACAGCCAAGGTGTTGAAAAAGTGCAGGGAATACCTGACATGGGTTCAGAATTCCGTTTTTGAAGGAGAGATTTCCAAGGCCAATTTGTACAAATTGAAGTCAGAATTGAGGCGGCTCATTGACGAGGATGAGGATTCGGTCATCATTTATATTTTACGCACTACAAGATATTCGGAACGTCAGATTATTGGGTTAGAGAAAGGCGGGTTTGATCAGATCCTGTGA
- a CDS encoding CRISPR-associated endoribonuclease Cas6 translates to MTLQAEENVFQLPVHYNYYIQSALYRVQDPDFSDFLHNVGFQYGERQFRLFTFSRLMGRYRLLRDEAVIRFEGPVKLVVSSPVIPFCQAVMNTILREDGLRLGRVNLRVVQMATEQQTAGSDSIVVQTLSPITVYSTLFRADGRKYTQYFHPREKDFRELVYQNLQRKLQLIRGPEAAEEVADGPAFDIQPLRVPKMHLVMYKGTVIKGYSGRFRLMGNQALLDVALNAGIGVKGSQGFGCLTKVGSVYRREM, encoded by the coding sequence ATGACATTGCAAGCGGAAGAGAACGTGTTTCAACTTCCTGTTCATTACAACTACTATATCCAATCCGCTCTTTACCGGGTGCAGGATCCGGACTTTTCCGATTTTCTGCACAATGTGGGCTTCCAGTATGGAGAAAGGCAGTTTCGCCTGTTCACTTTTTCCAGGTTGATGGGACGCTATCGTCTGCTCCGTGATGAAGCCGTGATCCGCTTTGAAGGGCCGGTGAAATTGGTGGTCAGTTCGCCCGTCATACCGTTCTGCCAAGCCGTGATGAACACCATCTTGCGGGAGGATGGTCTGCGCCTCGGACGGGTGAATTTGCGCGTGGTTCAGATGGCGACTGAACAACAGACGGCCGGCTCTGATTCCATTGTCGTTCAAACCTTGTCTCCGATTACGGTGTACAGCACGTTGTTTCGTGCGGATGGACGGAAATATACGCAGTACTTTCACCCGCGCGAGAAAGATTTCCGGGAGCTGGTGTATCAGAATTTGCAGCGGAAGCTTCAACTGATTCGCGGACCAGAGGCGGCGGAAGAGGTGGCAGACGGTCCCGCGTTTGATATCCAGCCGTTGCGAGTGCCGAAAATGCACCTGGTGATGTATAAGGGCACGGTGATTAAAGGCTATTCCGGACGCTTTCGCTTGATGGGAAATCAGGCGCTTTTGGATGTGGCGCTCAATGCCGGCATCGGAGTGAAGGGCAGCCAAGGGTTTGGCTGTTTGACCAAAGTGGGATCTGTGTATAGAAGAGAGATGTGA